One genomic region from Leptolyngbyaceae cyanobacterium JSC-12 encodes:
- a CDS encoding ATPase component of ABC transporters with duplicated ATPase domain (IMG reference gene:2510094851~PFAM: ABC transporter) → MTLITLRSLKKDFGIKEILRDASFSLEEGDKVGLIGTNGSGKSTLLKIIAGLEPCDSGDIWVNSSAKIVYLPQQPELDDSRTVLEQVFADSGENLSLVREYEDLSDRLAHRQGNAETLMAQLSSVSQRIEMAGAWELETNAKVILSQLGIQDFEARIGDLSGGYRKRIAIATALLSEPDVLLMDEPTNHLDALSVEWLQSYLNRYRGALLLITHDRYFLDQVTNRILEIDRGDLFTYTGNYSYYLEKKAEAEESAASSQRKHAGVLRRELEWLKRGPKARSTKQKARINRIREMQAQEFKQGQGKVEISTAGRRIGKKVIELTNISKAYGDRTLIKNFTYLFNPEDRVGVIGSNGAGKSTLMNIITGSVQPDTGTVEIGSTIHIGYFDQHSDDVAMNENQRVIDYLKNVAELVETADGSIITASQMLERFLFPPNQQYAPIHKLSGGEKRRLFLLRVLMSAPNVLILDEPTNDLDVQTLAVLEEYLEDFNGCVIVVSHDRYFLDRTVETIFAFEPSGTLRQYSGNYSMYLEFKKAEETKVKSQEPEIRGQKSEVRTQKPEQPAKDLMKPKKLSFKEKREYETLETQIPEMETEKAALENLLYSNPPSDYVELQKLTTRLAELSTAIDTATERWLELAERVN, encoded by the coding sequence ATGACTCTGATTACGTTGCGATCGCTCAAGAAAGACTTTGGAATCAAGGAAATCTTGAGAGATGCCAGTTTCAGCCTGGAAGAAGGCGACAAGGTGGGGCTAATTGGGACTAATGGGTCTGGTAAATCAACCTTGCTAAAAATTATTGCCGGACTAGAACCTTGCGACAGTGGGGATATTTGGGTAAATTCCAGTGCCAAGATTGTGTATTTGCCACAGCAGCCTGAATTGGATGATTCGCGCACAGTCCTGGAACAGGTATTTGCAGACAGTGGTGAAAACCTGTCTCTGGTGCGAGAGTACGAAGACTTATCTGATCGGTTAGCACATAGACAGGGTAATGCTGAAACGTTGATGGCGCAGCTATCCAGCGTATCTCAACGCATTGAAATGGCTGGAGCCTGGGAACTGGAAACCAACGCCAAAGTGATTCTCAGTCAGTTGGGAATTCAAGATTTTGAGGCACGCATTGGTGATTTGTCAGGTGGGTACCGCAAGCGGATTGCGATCGCCACAGCACTGCTATCCGAACCAGATGTATTGTTAATGGATGAACCCACCAACCACCTCGATGCTCTTTCAGTTGAATGGTTACAGAGTTACTTAAACCGCTATCGCGGAGCGTTACTGCTAATCACTCATGATCGCTACTTTCTTGATCAAGTCACTAACCGCATCCTGGAAATTGATCGGGGCGATTTATTCACCTACACGGGCAACTACAGCTATTACCTAGAGAAAAAAGCCGAAGCAGAAGAATCCGCAGCTAGTAGCCAGCGCAAACATGCAGGAGTCCTGAGACGTGAATTGGAATGGCTCAAACGCGGACCCAAAGCTCGCAGCACCAAACAAAAAGCCCGCATTAATCGCATTCGAGAAATGCAGGCGCAGGAGTTCAAACAGGGGCAGGGCAAAGTGGAAATTTCTACAGCAGGGCGGCGCATTGGTAAGAAGGTGATTGAGCTAACGAATATCAGCAAAGCGTACGGCGATCGCACCCTGATTAAAAATTTCACCTATCTATTCAATCCCGAAGATCGCGTTGGGGTTATTGGCAGCAACGGGGCTGGTAAATCGACCCTAATGAACATCATCACAGGCAGTGTGCAACCAGATACCGGTACTGTAGAAATCGGTTCAACAATTCACATTGGCTACTTTGATCAGCACTCTGATGATGTAGCAATGAATGAAAATCAGCGTGTTATCGATTACCTCAAAAATGTGGCAGAACTGGTTGAAACTGCTGATGGCAGCATCATCACTGCCTCTCAAATGCTGGAACGCTTTCTGTTTCCGCCCAATCAACAGTATGCGCCCATTCACAAACTTTCAGGAGGCGAAAAACGTCGCTTATTCCTACTGCGTGTTTTAATGAGTGCGCCTAACGTGTTGATTCTGGATGAACCTACCAACGATTTAGATGTGCAAACCCTCGCCGTTCTAGAAGAATACCTGGAGGACTTCAACGGTTGTGTAATTGTGGTTTCTCACGATCGCTACTTTCTTGATCGCACTGTTGAAACCATTTTTGCCTTTGAACCCAGTGGGACATTACGGCAATATTCTGGTAACTACTCAATGTATCTGGAATTTAAGAAAGCGGAAGAAACAAAAGTCAAAAGTCAGGAGCCAGAAATTAGGGGACAGAAGTCAGAAGTCAGGACTCAGAAGCCAGAGCAACCGGCAAAAGATTTGATGAAACCTAAAAAACTCTCCTTTAAGGAGAAACGAGAATACGAAACGCTGGAGACTCAAATCCCGGAAATGGAAACTGAAAAGGCAGCGTTAGAGAATTTACTTTACAGCAATCCGCCTAGTGACTATGTTGAACTGCAAAAATTGACTACTCGACTGGCAGAATTATCAACTGCGATTGATACCGCAACTGAGCGTTGGCTGGAACTGGCAGAGAGAGTCAATTAA
- a CDS encoding hydrophobe/amphiphile efflux-1 (HAE1) family transporter (IMG reference gene:2510094853~PFAM: AcrB/AcrD/AcrF family~TIGRFAM: The (Largely Gram-negative Bacterial) Hydrophobe/Amphiphile Efflux-1 (HAE1) Family) gives MIFSISDFFIRRPVFATVCSIIITLLGLACIPTLPIAQYPEIAPPQVTVTSNYVGASAEVVESTVTNILERELNGIKGVRYISSTSANDGTSNINLTFELGTNQDIAAVDVQNRVSTVESRLPAPVTQTGVQVSKANNNFLLAIGLYSDRDEKTGKDVYDDIYLSNYADLYLSDAIKRIKGVGGVQIFGERKYAMRLWLDPERLASRNLTPQDVVASLQEQNLQVGAGQIGQPPTADPNQQYQFAVTAQGRLKDVEEFNNLVVKTTETGTLVQLKDVGRAELGAENYSSVLRFTPEDRITHRGVGLGITQQFGSNALDVARTVREEMKTLSASFPPGMKYAIAFDTTTFIQAGATEVVFSLIQAIVLVILVIFLFLQNWRSALVVSIAIPVAFIGTFIFVKAFDFSINTLTLFALTLATGLVVDDAIVIVEDITRRIQEEGMRPINAAIASMNALFGAVIATSLVLITVFVPIAFFPGTTGQLYRQFALTIAFAISISTFNALTFTPMLSALLLRQGQTPNNWFFNRINQLIDTTRHGYSNNVRGLIKRRNLVLGIFTALLGLTYWIYTIVPGGFLPEEDQGYFITIVQAPEGVSLNYTENVLQKAEEILKAQPEVASVFSVGGFSFSGATPNNGLIFTLLKPWDERKAADQSVQSIIGGFFPKPFGLFPKMLSIQEATVIPIAPPAIQGLGQFGGFDFYLQDRTGFGFDTLGEVLGKFMARASTYPSPQNPQVTGLRPTFNANTPQITVEVDRIRANQLQVSVEDVFRTLQVLLGSTYVNDFNQFNRAYRVYVQADSQFRSNPEDIKRLYVRSQTGKMIPLANLVRVTQTIGPSIISHYNLFRAVNITGAASPGVSSGQAIQAMEAAAKETLPRGFGYEWSGLSLEEIQAGGSSFIIFGLGIVFVFLTLAAQYENYFDPLIIMLTVPLAILGALLAVLLKGTANDIYTQIGFVMLIGMASKNSILIVEFANQAYESGLSITKAVLEACRERLRPILMTAISTIIGAVPLLLATGAGAASRQSLGTAVVGGMVVATILSLFIVPVLYIFIKSIQSRFLKPRSNLVLEGAADYSHDGNGSPHRDEHKPVSTHSTTERSSDSHPKL, from the coding sequence ATGATTTTCTCCATCTCGGATTTCTTCATCAGACGTCCCGTTTTTGCAACCGTTTGTTCGATCATCATTACCCTATTGGGGCTTGCCTGCATCCCCACCCTCCCGATCGCCCAATATCCAGAAATTGCTCCTCCCCAAGTCACGGTCACCTCTAACTATGTGGGAGCTAGTGCCGAAGTTGTAGAGTCTACAGTGACAAACATCCTGGAGCGAGAGCTAAACGGGATTAAAGGGGTAAGATATATCTCCTCTACGAGTGCAAATGATGGCACCAGTAACATCAACCTAACATTTGAACTGGGAACCAATCAGGATATTGCCGCTGTGGACGTGCAAAACCGTGTGTCTACGGTTGAGTCCCGTTTACCGGCACCTGTCACCCAAACGGGAGTCCAGGTTTCCAAGGCAAATAACAACTTCTTGCTAGCGATCGGGCTATATTCTGATCGCGATGAAAAAACTGGAAAAGACGTTTACGACGATATTTATCTGAGTAACTATGCCGATCTTTATCTGAGTGACGCAATCAAGCGGATTAAAGGGGTAGGAGGCGTTCAAATTTTTGGTGAACGAAAATATGCAATGCGGTTGTGGCTCGATCCAGAACGGCTTGCTAGTCGGAACCTGACCCCTCAGGATGTGGTGGCATCTTTACAAGAGCAAAACCTCCAGGTAGGAGCAGGTCAAATTGGGCAACCCCCCACAGCCGATCCGAATCAGCAGTACCAATTTGCTGTCACGGCTCAGGGGCGTTTGAAAGATGTGGAAGAGTTCAACAATCTAGTGGTAAAAACCACAGAAACTGGAACGCTGGTGCAGTTGAAGGACGTTGGACGGGCAGAATTAGGGGCGGAAAACTATAGTTCCGTCTTACGCTTTACTCCGGAGGATCGCATTACCCACCGGGGCGTGGGTTTGGGGATTACACAACAGTTTGGCAGTAATGCTTTAGATGTTGCCCGCACCGTGCGAGAGGAGATGAAAACGCTCTCCGCCAGCTTTCCTCCCGGTATGAAGTATGCTATTGCATTTGATACCACTACCTTTATTCAGGCAGGTGCAACAGAGGTGGTATTCTCACTAATTCAAGCAATTGTTTTAGTGATTTTAGTGATTTTTCTGTTTTTGCAAAATTGGCGTTCAGCATTGGTCGTTTCGATTGCAATTCCAGTTGCGTTTATTGGGACGTTTATTTTTGTTAAAGCATTTGATTTTTCAATCAACACATTAACTTTATTTGCATTAACCTTGGCAACTGGCTTGGTTGTGGATGATGCAATCGTAATTGTGGAAGATATCACGCGCCGTATCCAGGAAGAAGGAATGCGCCCAATCAATGCGGCGATCGCATCGATGAATGCCCTGTTTGGTGCAGTGATTGCTACATCACTCGTATTGATCACAGTGTTTGTACCAATCGCCTTTTTCCCTGGCACTACTGGACAACTGTATCGGCAGTTTGCCTTAACAATCGCCTTTGCCATTTCCATTTCCACATTTAATGCGCTCACGTTTACGCCTATGTTGTCAGCCTTGTTGCTGAGACAGGGACAAACCCCCAATAATTGGTTTTTCAATCGCATTAATCAACTTATCGACACTACCCGCCATGGCTACAGCAACAATGTGCGTGGGCTTATCAAACGGCGCAATTTAGTACTGGGAATTTTTACCGCACTACTGGGGTTAACCTACTGGATATACACCATTGTTCCTGGTGGCTTTTTACCAGAAGAAGACCAGGGCTACTTCATTACCATCGTTCAAGCTCCCGAAGGGGTATCACTCAACTACACTGAAAATGTGCTGCAAAAAGCAGAAGAGATCTTGAAGGCACAGCCAGAAGTCGCCAGTGTATTTTCAGTCGGTGGTTTTAGCTTCAGTGGAGCCACTCCCAACAATGGCTTGATTTTTACCCTGCTCAAACCCTGGGATGAACGGAAAGCTGCTGATCAATCGGTGCAGTCGATTATTGGCGGATTCTTCCCTAAGCCATTTGGTTTGTTTCCCAAAATGTTGAGTATTCAGGAGGCGACTGTCATTCCGATCGCGCCACCTGCTATTCAGGGATTAGGACAATTCGGCGGGTTTGATTTCTACCTGCAAGACCGCACTGGTTTTGGGTTTGACACACTCGGCGAAGTTCTTGGCAAATTCATGGCACGAGCCTCAACTTATCCATCGCCCCAAAATCCCCAGGTTACCGGATTGCGCCCTACGTTTAATGCCAACACCCCGCAAATTACTGTAGAAGTGGATCGGATTCGGGCAAACCAGTTGCAAGTTTCGGTGGAAGATGTATTCAGGACATTGCAGGTGTTACTGGGTTCCACCTATGTTAATGACTTCAACCAGTTCAACCGGGCATATCGCGTGTATGTGCAGGCAGATAGTCAGTTCCGCTCTAATCCGGAGGATATTAAGCGGCTGTATGTGCGATCGCAAACTGGAAAAATGATTCCGTTAGCAAACCTGGTGCGAGTCACTCAAACCATTGGACCATCAATCATTTCGCACTACAACTTGTTCCGAGCGGTGAATATTACCGGTGCTGCGTCGCCAGGGGTGAGTTCAGGACAGGCAATTCAGGCAATGGAAGCAGCAGCGAAAGAAACCTTGCCAAGAGGGTTCGGCTATGAATGGTCAGGTTTGTCCCTGGAAGAGATTCAAGCAGGTGGTTCATCCTTCATCATCTTTGGACTGGGGATTGTGTTTGTATTTCTGACGCTGGCAGCCCAGTACGAGAATTACTTCGATCCGCTGATCATTATGTTGACAGTACCGCTGGCAATTTTGGGTGCATTGTTAGCCGTATTGCTCAAAGGCACCGCCAACGATATCTATACCCAAATCGGCTTTGTAATGTTGATTGGGATGGCGAGTAAGAACAGTATTTTGATTGTAGAATTTGCCAACCAGGCTTATGAAAGTGGGCTAAGTATCACCAAAGCAGTGCTGGAAGCTTGCCGGGAACGCTTACGCCCCATCTTGATGACTGCAATCTCAACGATTATTGGAGCAGTCCCTCTCCTTTTAGCAACAGGTGCAGGCGCAGCATCTCGGCAATCACTAGGAACCGCCGTGGTTGGAGGGATGGTGGTTGCAACAATTCTCAGTTTGTTTATCGTTCCGGTGCTTTATATTTTCATCAAGTCAATTCAGTCTCGATTTTTGAAACCACGCTCAAACCTGGTGCTGGAAGGGGCAGCAGATTATTCCCATGATGGCAACGGTTCACCACATCGGGATGAGCACAAACCGGTTTCAACCCATTCCACCACTGAACGGAGCAGCGATTCCCACCCAAAACTATGA
- a CDS encoding hypothetical protein (IMG reference gene:2510094855), with product MPSKSELQTLLKEQYGINKNITQPLSLEDCKNLLIFLSSQPSIGRLVASFCHNRSAGCYSVSAR from the coding sequence ATGCCGTCTAAGAGTGAGTTGCAAACCCTACTCAAGGAACAATACGGCATTAATAAGAATATAACCCAGCCCCTTAGCCTGGAAGACTGTAAAAACTTGCTGATCTTCCTCAGCAGTCAGCCCAGCATTGGAAGATTAGTGGCATCTTTTTGTCATAATCGCTCTGCTGGTTGCTATTCGGTTTCTGCTCGTTAA
- a CDS encoding RND family efflux transporter, MFP subunit (IMG reference gene:2510094852~TIGRFAM: RND family efflux transporter, MFP subunit): MSGEDTKYTPTVEPSSTPERFSSPASTSPEPDPQTSRSRKRFLVPALIVVALLGGTGWIVFNRIIFPILVFSQMKAQPTPVEVSSPKTAAIEDSSDYAASLDSRQSVTLQPRVSGQISTIYVTAGDRVQQGQPLLQIDAAEQRAQVASRTAAAETAAAEVEAAQADVANETDTLRSLQAKRASAQANVQLNQREYERYLELYNQGASSRQLLDQRLNALQTAQATLRQVEAEIQAQQATISRAQATVSRNQRALDQAQANIKEGQAQLQFYTITAPFTGMIGNIPAKVGDFVNTSSQLMTLTQNEQLEIQIAIPLERAADLRLGLPVKLLDTNDKVLQTGRISFIAPTVDPSTQSVQAKAIFPNSGNFRTSQFVRARVVWDTGRGVLVPTTAISRLGGRNFIFVAAPFQSSGCKEFAAGQGGPPMAPDPNQLTAVQKPIKLGKIVGNHQEVLEGISASDRIVTSGILQLQNCTPIVVSNAAPK; encoded by the coding sequence ATGAGTGGCGAAGATACCAAATACACCCCTACAGTAGAGCCATCCTCTACTCCAGAGAGATTCAGTTCTCCAGCATCTACAAGTCCTGAACCAGACCCTCAAACATCGCGATCGCGCAAACGGTTTTTAGTACCTGCCTTGATTGTTGTAGCACTGTTAGGCGGAACTGGCTGGATTGTCTTTAATCGGATTATTTTCCCGATTCTAGTATTTAGCCAGATGAAGGCGCAGCCAACTCCGGTTGAAGTTTCTAGCCCCAAAACAGCGGCAATTGAAGATAGTTCTGACTACGCCGCTAGCCTGGACTCACGGCAATCGGTCACCCTGCAACCACGAGTATCTGGTCAGATTTCGACTATCTATGTCACGGCGGGCGATCGTGTGCAGCAAGGGCAACCGCTTCTACAGATTGATGCGGCTGAGCAACGAGCGCAAGTTGCTAGTCGGACAGCCGCAGCAGAAACAGCCGCGGCCGAAGTCGAGGCAGCACAGGCTGATGTAGCGAATGAAACCGATACGCTGCGATCGCTGCAAGCCAAACGGGCTTCAGCCCAGGCAAATGTGCAGTTAAATCAGCGCGAATACGAACGCTACCTGGAACTTTACAACCAAGGAGCATCCAGTCGCCAACTGCTGGATCAGCGCTTGAATGCTTTACAAACAGCACAAGCGACTCTCCGCCAAGTGGAGGCTGAGATCCAGGCACAGCAAGCTACCATCAGCCGGGCACAAGCAACTGTTAGCCGAAATCAACGTGCGCTAGATCAGGCTCAAGCCAATATCAAAGAAGGACAGGCACAGTTGCAGTTCTATACAATCACGGCTCCGTTCACTGGCATGATTGGCAACATCCCTGCAAAGGTTGGGGATTTTGTGAATACCTCCTCGCAACTGATGACCTTGACTCAAAATGAGCAATTGGAAATTCAAATCGCTATACCGTTAGAACGAGCGGCTGACTTGCGGCTGGGTTTACCCGTCAAGCTGTTGGACACGAATGATAAAGTCTTACAAACTGGGCGCATTTCTTTTATCGCCCCGACGGTTGATCCATCCACTCAATCGGTGCAGGCGAAAGCCATATTCCCGAATTCTGGCAATTTCCGTACCTCACAGTTTGTTCGTGCCAGAGTCGTATGGGATACCGGACGCGGAGTCCTCGTACCAACGACTGCCATTTCTCGACTAGGCGGACGAAATTTTATTTTTGTTGCTGCTCCGTTTCAGTCATCTGGTTGTAAAGAGTTTGCTGCAGGGCAGGGTGGACCTCCAATGGCTCCTGATCCAAACCAACTAACTGCAGTCCAGAAACCGATTAAGCTGGGCAAAATTGTGGGAAATCACCAAGAAGTGTTAGAGGGCATTAGCGCCAGCGATCGCATCGTTACTTCTGGCATCCTGCAACTGCAAAATTGTACGCCAATTGTGGTATCCAATGCAGCACCCAAGTAA
- a CDS encoding transcriptional accessory protein (IMG reference gene:2510094857~PFAM: Tex-like protein N-terminal domain; S1 RNA binding domain) translates to MLNISQRLSDELSLKPFQVTNALELFAEGATIPFIARYRKERTGEMTETQLRDLFDRYTYLTELEDRKQTILDAIAQQGKLTDDLKTKIEACLQKNELEDLYLPYRPKRRTRATIAREKGLESLAEFIQALNVLDATPQSLEAEAAKYVSAEKGVKTVAEALAGASDILAEAVAENADHRTYIREYLMESGVWTSRINEEHPEGSTKFEMYRNYRNKVKTIAPHNLLALYRGETEGILTVDLEFDEEIILNYLESQEIRSKQPAIRTFYKAMLKDAFNRLMKASLIGEVRASKKQEADIESIRTFEANLRELLLSAPAGMKPTLAIDPGFRTGCKVSALDQTGKFLEYQTIFPHQSANQRSQAAQILKTLIAKYQIELIAIGNGTAGRETEEFVKEALADLEPKPIAVMVNEAGASVYSASSVAIAEFPDQDITVRGAISIGRRLQDPLAELVKIDPKSIGVGQYQHDVDQKLLKKKLDETVESCVNYVGVDLNTASKELLTFVSGINATIANNIITFRNENGAFRNRQQLLKVPKLGPKAFEQAAGFLRIRNGDHPLDNTAVHPESYKVVEAIAADLRLSLDQAPQLAEKLKTVGLKKYVTDTIGEPTLRDILTELEKPGRDPRAEFKYATFKEGIKEISDLKVGMELEGIITNVANFGAFVDIGVHQDGLIHVSQLADRFVSDPKQVVKVGQVVKVHVLEVNEQLKRISLSMRSPASARPDAPRSNKPSDRPNAKESKKAQSASKTPTLEDLQAKFNKRR, encoded by the coding sequence ATGCTCAACATTTCGCAACGGCTATCCGATGAACTCTCCCTCAAGCCATTTCAAGTCACCAATGCGCTGGAATTGTTTGCTGAAGGAGCCACGATTCCCTTTATTGCGCGGTATCGCAAGGAGCGCACAGGCGAAATGACTGAGACGCAGTTGCGAGATTTGTTCGATCGCTATACTTATCTCACGGAACTGGAAGACCGCAAGCAAACCATCCTCGATGCGATCGCCCAACAAGGCAAACTCACCGATGATTTGAAGACAAAGATTGAAGCCTGCTTACAGAAAAATGAACTGGAAGATTTGTATTTGCCTTATCGTCCCAAGCGCCGCACACGAGCAACGATTGCCCGCGAAAAAGGTTTAGAATCGCTGGCAGAATTTATTCAAGCACTCAATGTACTGGATGCAACACCGCAGTCGTTAGAAGCAGAAGCAGCAAAGTATGTATCAGCAGAGAAGGGCGTGAAGACAGTAGCAGAAGCGCTGGCAGGTGCGTCCGATATTTTGGCAGAAGCGGTGGCAGAAAATGCTGATCATCGTACCTATATCCGCGAGTATTTGATGGAATCAGGCGTATGGACTTCACGGATCAACGAGGAGCATCCGGAGGGCAGTACTAAGTTTGAGATGTACCGCAACTACCGAAACAAGGTCAAAACCATTGCACCACACAACTTACTAGCACTTTATCGGGGTGAAACAGAGGGAATTCTCACTGTAGATCTGGAATTTGATGAAGAGATCATTTTGAACTATCTGGAATCTCAGGAAATTCGCAGCAAACAACCTGCCATCCGAACGTTTTACAAAGCCATGCTGAAGGATGCTTTCAATCGGTTGATGAAAGCCTCATTGATTGGCGAAGTCAGAGCCTCAAAAAAACAAGAGGCGGATATAGAATCGATCCGCACCTTTGAAGCTAATTTACGAGAACTGTTGTTGTCTGCGCCTGCAGGCATGAAACCGACTCTGGCGATCGATCCAGGATTTCGCACCGGATGTAAGGTATCTGCGCTGGATCAAACCGGGAAGTTTTTAGAATATCAAACGATTTTTCCACACCAATCTGCTAACCAGCGATCGCAGGCAGCTCAAATCCTCAAAACTCTGATCGCTAAATACCAGATTGAACTAATTGCGATTGGCAACGGCACCGCTGGACGCGAGACTGAGGAGTTTGTTAAAGAAGCACTCGCAGACCTGGAGCCAAAACCCATTGCTGTTATGGTAAACGAGGCAGGGGCTTCTGTATATTCTGCCAGTTCCGTTGCGATTGCTGAATTTCCTGACCAAGACATTACTGTGAGAGGTGCTATCAGCATTGGACGACGACTACAAGACCCATTAGCAGAGTTAGTCAAAATCGATCCAAAATCGATTGGTGTAGGGCAATATCAACATGATGTAGACCAAAAACTGCTCAAGAAAAAACTTGATGAAACTGTTGAGAGCTGCGTAAACTATGTAGGGGTAGACTTAAATACCGCATCGAAGGAATTACTCACATTCGTCTCAGGAATTAATGCAACCATTGCCAATAACATCATCACCTTTCGCAATGAAAATGGAGCTTTTAGAAATCGTCAGCAGTTGTTAAAAGTACCAAAACTCGGACCGAAAGCGTTTGAACAGGCAGCGGGGTTTCTCCGCATTCGCAATGGCGATCACCCTCTTGATAACACTGCCGTTCACCCTGAAAGTTATAAGGTTGTGGAAGCGATCGCGGCTGATTTGAGACTTTCCCTTGACCAGGCACCCCAATTGGCTGAAAAACTCAAAACCGTGGGACTGAAGAAATATGTGACTGATACGATTGGCGAACCTACCCTGCGCGATATTCTCACAGAACTGGAAAAGCCTGGTCGCGATCCACGAGCTGAATTCAAATACGCCACTTTTAAGGAAGGGATCAAGGAGATTAGTGACCTGAAAGTGGGGATGGAGTTAGAAGGCATCATCACCAATGTGGCAAACTTTGGGGCATTTGTGGACATTGGCGTGCATCAAGATGGGTTAATTCATGTCTCTCAATTGGCAGATCGATTTGTTAGCGACCCGAAGCAAGTCGTAAAAGTAGGACAGGTGGTGAAAGTGCACGTGTTGGAAGTGAATGAGCAACTGAAACGCATCAGCCTCTCGATGCGATCGCCCGCTTCTGCCCGCCCAGATGCCCCCCGCTCAAATAAGCCCAGCGATCGCCCAAATGCCAAAGAGTCGAAAAAAGCTCAATCTGCATCTAAAACTCCAACCCTAGAAGATTTACAAGCCAAATTTAACAAGCGTCGGTGA